The Punica granatum isolate Tunisia-2019 chromosome 4, ASM765513v2, whole genome shotgun sequence genome has a window encoding:
- the LOC116206050 gene encoding RING-H2 finger protein ATL47-like translates to MGIRFAAVSKVSWLISIIKSLVDVLHHLKSMAMEAVSVLPYISFLRERPDPEQEQPELSHDIIVMDGLFPSLVPVPTHILESLIKDRSPVLQYGAYLEKHRVVTVQEEQHENCAWCAVCLGRISESDEIRELCNCSHVFHRDCLDSWVDEKKVTCPLCRADLFPAVWNRKSFRGDPWKTEMKTTL, encoded by the coding sequence ATGGGCATTCGTTTTGCTGCTGTTTCAAAGGTTTCTTGGCTCATAAGCATCATCAAATCCCTTGTAGACGTGCTGCATCATCTCAAGTCCATGGCCATGGAAGCCGTCTCGGTCCTTCCTTACATCAGCTTCCTACGTGAGCGGCCCGACCCCGAGCAAGAACAACCCGAACTCAGCCATGATATCATCGTGATGGATGGCTTATTCCCATCCCTGGTCCCTGTCCCGACCCACATCTTGGAGTCCCTGATCAAGGACAGGTCACCTGTCCTACAATACGGCGCATACCTTGAAAAACACCGAGTAGTAACCGTCCAAGAAGAACAGCATGAAAACTGTGCCTGGTGCGCAGTTTGTTTGGGTAGGATCTCCGAGAGCGATGAGATCAGGGAGTTGTGCAACTGCTCTCACGTGTTCCACAGAGACTGCTTGGACAGCTGGGTGGACGAGAAGAAAGTGACTTGCCCTCTGTGCAGGGCTGATCTATTTCCTGCAGTTTGGAACCGAAAGAGCTTCAGGGGAGATCCATGGAAGACGGAGATGAAGACGACTCTGTAA
- the LOC116206048 gene encoding subtilisin-like protease SBT3.6 isoform X1 — translation MFAKTTRSSTMIVSLLSFGLLFNFQSSITGTAIAEGKTSVHIVYLGEREHDNPELVTSSHHDMLASVLGSSKESAAERLVYSYRHGFSGFAAKLTESQARKLADFPGVVRVMRNSLYRIQTTRSWDFLGLSSPPVNNLLYESKMGDGIIIGVLDTGIWPESESFTDKGLGPVPSYWNGTCEPGEQFDPVKHCNRKIIGARWYVKGILAEYGRPLNSSGDTEFMSPRDAVGHGTHTASIAAGSFVRNVSYKGVAHGTARGGAPRARLAIYKVCWNVLGGQCSSVDILKAFDEAIHDGVHVMSLSIGSSIPLFSEVDDHDGIATGSFHAMARGITVVCGAANDGPSAQTVQNTAPWILTVAASTMDRDFQSLITLGNNEVYVGQALYTGKEIGFASLVYPDFCRGLTPNVTLFAGRVVLCFTSSARRAAITIAAAAVRLSGGIGLIAAKSPSDGLAPCSDDFPCVEVDYETGTSILYYFRSERSPTVKISPTLTVVNSKLPAHVAHFSSRGPNSIAPAILKPDIAAPGVNILAASSPLDPLSANGYAMHTGTSMSTPHVAGIVALLKALHLDWSPAMIKSSIITTGWKNHPTGFPIQAAGSPQKVADPFDYGGGIINPNGAAWPGLVYDMAMTDYINYLCHRGYNESDISRIVGQPTICQDKSHSILDTNLPSITIPNLASLTTVMRTVTNVGPQMSTYWALIEPPPGTTVTVCPNVLVFNATAQKITFKVTVRLILPIVESGYIFGSLKWSNGVNHVTSPLIVRVGFSHLH, via the exons ATGTTTGCGAAGACAACGAGGAGCTCAACAATGATAGTGTCTCTGCTGTCCTTTGgccttttatttaatttccaGAGCTCCATTACGGGCACAGCAATTGCCGAGGGCAAGACTAGT GTCCACATCGTGTACCTTGGAGAGAGGGAGCACGATAATCCCGAGTTGGTCACAAGTTCACATCATGACATGCTCGCTTCAGTACTGGGGAG CAGCAAGGAATCAGCAGCAGAAAGGCTTGTCTACAGCTACAGGCATGGCTTCTCAGGTTTCGCGGCAAAGCTTACGGAGTCTCAAGCACGGAAACTTGCTG attttcccGGCGTTGTGCGAGTCATGCGAAACAGCCTTTATCGGATACAAACAACTCGGAGCTGGGATTTCCTGggcctctcctctcctcctgTTAACAATCTGCTTTATGAAAGTAAAATGGGTGATGGAATTATTATAGGTGTCCTCGATACAG GGATATGGCCGGAGTCGGAATCATTCACGGACAAAGGACTAGGACCAGTCCCGTCTTATTGGAATGGCACCTGTGAACCTGGGGAACAGTTTGATCCGGTAAAACATTGCAACCGCAAAATCATCGGGGCACGTTGGTATGTCAAAGGAATCCTCGCGGAGTATGGCAGACCCCTAAACTCGTCAGGAGACACAGAATTCATGTCGCCCAGGGACGCAGTCGGGCACGGAACCCATACTGCAAGCATTGCCGCCGGGTCATTTGTGAGAAATGTCAGTTACAAAGGAGTTGCTCATGGGACGGCACGAGGTGGGGCTCCACGCGCTCGGCTGGCTATATACAAGGTCTGCTGGAACGTGCTCGGGGGACAATGCTCATCTGTGGACATACTGAAGGCATTCGATGAGGCAATTCATGACGGTGTACATGTCATGTCCCTGTCAATTGGGTCCTCCATCCCTCTCTTCTCAGAGGTCGATGATCATGACGGGATTGCAACAGGATCTTTCCATGCCATGGCCCGTGGCATCACGGTGGTTTGTGGAGCGGCAAATGATGGGCCCTCTGCTCAAACTGTCCAGAACACGGCTCCGTGGATACTGACAGTCGCGGCAAGCACTATGGATCGAGATTTCCAGTCTCTCATCACGCTCGGGAATAATGAAGTCTATGTG GGCCAAGCATTATACACAGGAAAGGAAATCGGTTTTGCTAGCTTGGTATATCCCGACTTCTGTAGG GGTCTCACACCTAATGTGACGTTATTTGCGGGAAGAGTGGTCCTGTGCTTTACTTCTTCAGCTCGAAGAGCTGCCATTACAATCGCTGCAGCAGCTGTCAGACTATCAGGTGGGATTGGTCTAATCGCTGCAAAAAGTCCGAGCGATGGGTTAGCACCCTGCAGCGATGATTTCCCATGCGTTGAAGTGGATTATGAGACCGGAACAAGCATTCTGTATTACTTCCGCTCTGAAAG ATCACCGACCGTAAAGATAAGCCCGACTCTAACAGTAGTCAACAGCAAGTTACCTGCTCATGTGGCCCACTTCTCTTCCCGAGGGCCCAATTCCATTGCACCAGCAATTCTCAAG CCCGATATTGCAGCACCGGGGGTGAACATACTGGCGGCCTCTTCTCCTCTTGATCCATTGTCCGCCAATGGGTATGCAATGCACACAGGGACTTCGATGTCGACTCCTCACGTTGCGGGCATCGTGGCACTGCTCAAAGCACTCCACCTGGACTGGTCTCCAGCAATGATCAAATCGTCAATTATAACAACAG GTTGGAAGAACCATCCCACAGGTTTCCCCATACAAGCTGCGGGATCTCCTCAGAAGGTGGCAGATCCCTTTGATTATGGGGGTGGGATCATAAACCCGAACGGGGCGGCATGGCCAGGGCTAGTGTACGATATGGCCATGACGGATTACATCAACTACCTGTGCCATCGGGGTTATAATGAATCCGACATATCCCGCATTGTAGGGCAGCCCACAATCTGTCAAGATAAATCACATTCCATTCTCGATACAAACCTCCCTTCCATAACAATTCCAAACCTTGCATCCTTGACAACGGTCATGAGAACGGTTACAAATGTCGGCCCCCAAATGTCAACCTACTGGGCCTTGATCGAGCCGCCCCCTGGCACGACAGTGACAGTGTGCCCTAATGTCTTGGTGTTTAATGCAACGGCCCAAAAGATAACCTTCAAAGTTACGGTGAGACTGATTTTGCCCATCGTGGAATCGGGATACATCTTTGGAAGCTTGAAGTGGTCAAATGGGGTGAATCATGTCACCAGTCCTCTTATTGTTAGAGTAGGATTCTCTCATCTCCATTGA
- the LOC116206048 gene encoding subtilisin-like protease SBT3.6 isoform X2: MFAKTTRSSTMIVSLLSFGLLFNFQSSITGTAIAEGKTSVHIVYLGEREHDNPELVTSSHHDMLASVLGSKESAAERLVYSYRHGFSGFAAKLTESQARKLADFPGVVRVMRNSLYRIQTTRSWDFLGLSSPPVNNLLYESKMGDGIIIGVLDTGIWPESESFTDKGLGPVPSYWNGTCEPGEQFDPVKHCNRKIIGARWYVKGILAEYGRPLNSSGDTEFMSPRDAVGHGTHTASIAAGSFVRNVSYKGVAHGTARGGAPRARLAIYKVCWNVLGGQCSSVDILKAFDEAIHDGVHVMSLSIGSSIPLFSEVDDHDGIATGSFHAMARGITVVCGAANDGPSAQTVQNTAPWILTVAASTMDRDFQSLITLGNNEVYVGQALYTGKEIGFASLVYPDFCRGLTPNVTLFAGRVVLCFTSSARRAAITIAAAAVRLSGGIGLIAAKSPSDGLAPCSDDFPCVEVDYETGTSILYYFRSERSPTVKISPTLTVVNSKLPAHVAHFSSRGPNSIAPAILKPDIAAPGVNILAASSPLDPLSANGYAMHTGTSMSTPHVAGIVALLKALHLDWSPAMIKSSIITTGWKNHPTGFPIQAAGSPQKVADPFDYGGGIINPNGAAWPGLVYDMAMTDYINYLCHRGYNESDISRIVGQPTICQDKSHSILDTNLPSITIPNLASLTTVMRTVTNVGPQMSTYWALIEPPPGTTVTVCPNVLVFNATAQKITFKVTVRLILPIVESGYIFGSLKWSNGVNHVTSPLIVRVGFSHLH, encoded by the exons ATGTTTGCGAAGACAACGAGGAGCTCAACAATGATAGTGTCTCTGCTGTCCTTTGgccttttatttaatttccaGAGCTCCATTACGGGCACAGCAATTGCCGAGGGCAAGACTAGT GTCCACATCGTGTACCTTGGAGAGAGGGAGCACGATAATCCCGAGTTGGTCACAAGTTCACATCATGACATGCTCGCTTCAGTACTGGGGAG CAAGGAATCAGCAGCAGAAAGGCTTGTCTACAGCTACAGGCATGGCTTCTCAGGTTTCGCGGCAAAGCTTACGGAGTCTCAAGCACGGAAACTTGCTG attttcccGGCGTTGTGCGAGTCATGCGAAACAGCCTTTATCGGATACAAACAACTCGGAGCTGGGATTTCCTGggcctctcctctcctcctgTTAACAATCTGCTTTATGAAAGTAAAATGGGTGATGGAATTATTATAGGTGTCCTCGATACAG GGATATGGCCGGAGTCGGAATCATTCACGGACAAAGGACTAGGACCAGTCCCGTCTTATTGGAATGGCACCTGTGAACCTGGGGAACAGTTTGATCCGGTAAAACATTGCAACCGCAAAATCATCGGGGCACGTTGGTATGTCAAAGGAATCCTCGCGGAGTATGGCAGACCCCTAAACTCGTCAGGAGACACAGAATTCATGTCGCCCAGGGACGCAGTCGGGCACGGAACCCATACTGCAAGCATTGCCGCCGGGTCATTTGTGAGAAATGTCAGTTACAAAGGAGTTGCTCATGGGACGGCACGAGGTGGGGCTCCACGCGCTCGGCTGGCTATATACAAGGTCTGCTGGAACGTGCTCGGGGGACAATGCTCATCTGTGGACATACTGAAGGCATTCGATGAGGCAATTCATGACGGTGTACATGTCATGTCCCTGTCAATTGGGTCCTCCATCCCTCTCTTCTCAGAGGTCGATGATCATGACGGGATTGCAACAGGATCTTTCCATGCCATGGCCCGTGGCATCACGGTGGTTTGTGGAGCGGCAAATGATGGGCCCTCTGCTCAAACTGTCCAGAACACGGCTCCGTGGATACTGACAGTCGCGGCAAGCACTATGGATCGAGATTTCCAGTCTCTCATCACGCTCGGGAATAATGAAGTCTATGTG GGCCAAGCATTATACACAGGAAAGGAAATCGGTTTTGCTAGCTTGGTATATCCCGACTTCTGTAGG GGTCTCACACCTAATGTGACGTTATTTGCGGGAAGAGTGGTCCTGTGCTTTACTTCTTCAGCTCGAAGAGCTGCCATTACAATCGCTGCAGCAGCTGTCAGACTATCAGGTGGGATTGGTCTAATCGCTGCAAAAAGTCCGAGCGATGGGTTAGCACCCTGCAGCGATGATTTCCCATGCGTTGAAGTGGATTATGAGACCGGAACAAGCATTCTGTATTACTTCCGCTCTGAAAG ATCACCGACCGTAAAGATAAGCCCGACTCTAACAGTAGTCAACAGCAAGTTACCTGCTCATGTGGCCCACTTCTCTTCCCGAGGGCCCAATTCCATTGCACCAGCAATTCTCAAG CCCGATATTGCAGCACCGGGGGTGAACATACTGGCGGCCTCTTCTCCTCTTGATCCATTGTCCGCCAATGGGTATGCAATGCACACAGGGACTTCGATGTCGACTCCTCACGTTGCGGGCATCGTGGCACTGCTCAAAGCACTCCACCTGGACTGGTCTCCAGCAATGATCAAATCGTCAATTATAACAACAG GTTGGAAGAACCATCCCACAGGTTTCCCCATACAAGCTGCGGGATCTCCTCAGAAGGTGGCAGATCCCTTTGATTATGGGGGTGGGATCATAAACCCGAACGGGGCGGCATGGCCAGGGCTAGTGTACGATATGGCCATGACGGATTACATCAACTACCTGTGCCATCGGGGTTATAATGAATCCGACATATCCCGCATTGTAGGGCAGCCCACAATCTGTCAAGATAAATCACATTCCATTCTCGATACAAACCTCCCTTCCATAACAATTCCAAACCTTGCATCCTTGACAACGGTCATGAGAACGGTTACAAATGTCGGCCCCCAAATGTCAACCTACTGGGCCTTGATCGAGCCGCCCCCTGGCACGACAGTGACAGTGTGCCCTAATGTCTTGGTGTTTAATGCAACGGCCCAAAAGATAACCTTCAAAGTTACGGTGAGACTGATTTTGCCCATCGTGGAATCGGGATACATCTTTGGAAGCTTGAAGTGGTCAAATGGGGTGAATCATGTCACCAGTCCTCTTATTGTTAGAGTAGGATTCTCTCATCTCCATTGA
- the LOC116206048 gene encoding subtilisin-like protease SBT3.3 isoform X3 yields the protein MKSMWAKHYTQERKSVLLAWYIPTSVGICQGLTPNVTLFAGRVVLCFTSSARRAAITIAAAAVRLSGGIGLIAAKSPSDGLAPCSDDFPCVEVDYETGTSILYYFRSERSPTVKISPTLTVVNSKLPAHVAHFSSRGPNSIAPAILKPDIAAPGVNILAASSPLDPLSANGYAMHTGTSMSTPHVAGIVALLKALHLDWSPAMIKSSIITTGWKNHPTGFPIQAAGSPQKVADPFDYGGGIINPNGAAWPGLVYDMAMTDYINYLCHRGYNESDISRIVGQPTICQDKSHSILDTNLPSITIPNLASLTTVMRTVTNVGPQMSTYWALIEPPPGTTVTVCPNVLVFNATAQKITFKVTVRLILPIVESGYIFGSLKWSNGVNHVTSPLIVRVGFSHLH from the exons ATGAAGTCTATGTG GGCCAAGCATTATACACAGGAAAGGAAATCGGTTTTGCTAGCTTGGTATATCCCGACTTCTGTAGG TATTTGCCAGGGTCTCACACCTAATGTGACGTTATTTGCGGGAAGAGTGGTCCTGTGCTTTACTTCTTCAGCTCGAAGAGCTGCCATTACAATCGCTGCAGCAGCTGTCAGACTATCAGGTGGGATTGGTCTAATCGCTGCAAAAAGTCCGAGCGATGGGTTAGCACCCTGCAGCGATGATTTCCCATGCGTTGAAGTGGATTATGAGACCGGAACAAGCATTCTGTATTACTTCCGCTCTGAAAG ATCACCGACCGTAAAGATAAGCCCGACTCTAACAGTAGTCAACAGCAAGTTACCTGCTCATGTGGCCCACTTCTCTTCCCGAGGGCCCAATTCCATTGCACCAGCAATTCTCAAG CCCGATATTGCAGCACCGGGGGTGAACATACTGGCGGCCTCTTCTCCTCTTGATCCATTGTCCGCCAATGGGTATGCAATGCACACAGGGACTTCGATGTCGACTCCTCACGTTGCGGGCATCGTGGCACTGCTCAAAGCACTCCACCTGGACTGGTCTCCAGCAATGATCAAATCGTCAATTATAACAACAG GTTGGAAGAACCATCCCACAGGTTTCCCCATACAAGCTGCGGGATCTCCTCAGAAGGTGGCAGATCCCTTTGATTATGGGGGTGGGATCATAAACCCGAACGGGGCGGCATGGCCAGGGCTAGTGTACGATATGGCCATGACGGATTACATCAACTACCTGTGCCATCGGGGTTATAATGAATCCGACATATCCCGCATTGTAGGGCAGCCCACAATCTGTCAAGATAAATCACATTCCATTCTCGATACAAACCTCCCTTCCATAACAATTCCAAACCTTGCATCCTTGACAACGGTCATGAGAACGGTTACAAATGTCGGCCCCCAAATGTCAACCTACTGGGCCTTGATCGAGCCGCCCCCTGGCACGACAGTGACAGTGTGCCCTAATGTCTTGGTGTTTAATGCAACGGCCCAAAAGATAACCTTCAAAGTTACGGTGAGACTGATTTTGCCCATCGTGGAATCGGGATACATCTTTGGAAGCTTGAAGTGGTCAAATGGGGTGAATCATGTCACCAGTCCTCTTATTGTTAGAGTAGGATTCTCTCATCTCCATTGA
- the LOC116206049 gene encoding ankyrin-3-like isoform X1 → MVRYSFRDRDRDELSQRLIEAALGGDVELVSECLGLEAVDVNNIGTVSLRVKCIESVQREEEADELEIVYRDFVTDVTPLFGAAHTGRIGIVRKLLSAGADVNQELFRGFATTAAAREGHCALLDMLLKAGASRPACEDALLEAALYGQARAAGLLIRSEMVGHDVAQRALISACCRGFVDVVSALVENGVDKNCVDRVLLRSVKPALHANVDCTPLVAAIVSRQVPVVKYLLEVGARTGHNFRLGAWSWDIYSGEELRVGACLGEPYNEAWCAVEYYEVSGQILRLLLDHKSSFLSTHLQGRTLLCHAILCQNCDAVRVLMEAGVDVEFPIKTKKGHESRPIHLAAQVGCLDVLKQLILHGCDVNSRMESGETALMVATKFDQPECFLQLVVSGADLGLVNNNGDSAVQLAKRSCFSSSLPKLISTAILSGENVFSSRLEVFSSLHFAAAVGDIEILQKLVQNSLEGINKQDGSGLTPILISAKAGQTEAFRFLIKYGADISIKSRDGHNVMSLIKDHACASVKNRFEEILLESVLSQTLNGHMEFQALHFAARAGNLNAILQLLKLGYGINSLDENGSSPLMIAAREGNADACRLLLQNGAESVETALSVAKKISKSKAAEDVIFDHMARAHVLLGEELCKHTREGRGKPHLKAVRMLKSGLLSWGKSSRRNVICKESVAGTSTNFSKNRRNKNVLDTNKGTLFRVVTETGREVHFEAASRGNTALWVRGINLVSKEAKLGDWLLSSLAENKI, encoded by the exons ATGGTGAGGTACAGCTTCAGGGACAGGGACAGGGACGAGCTGTCTCAGCGGCTGATAGAGGCGGCTCTCGGTGGGGACGTCGAGCTTGTCAGCGAGTGCTTGGGATTGGAGGCGGTGGACGTGAACAACATTGGGACGGTGAGCTTGAGAGTGAAGTGCATTGAGAGTGTGCAGAGGGAGGAAGAGGCTGATGAGCTGGAGATTGTGTACAGGGACTTCGTGACGGATGTCACGCCGCTATTCGGAGCTGCCCACACGGGCCGCATCGGCATTGTCCGGAAGCTCCTG TCCGCGGGAGCAGATGTTAACCAGGAGCTGTTCAGAGGCTTTGCGACCACCGCAGCAGCCCGAGAAGGCCATTGTGCCCTTCTCGATATGCTTCTCAAGGCAGGAGCCTCTAGACCTGCTTGCGAGGATGCGTTACTGGAAGCTGCTCTTTATGGCCAGGCAAGGGCCGCTGGGCTTCTGATCCGCTCAGAGATGGTGGGGCATGACGTGGCCCAGCGCGCTCTCATTTCGGCGTGCTGCAGAGGGTTCGTAGATGTGGTCTCTGCTCTCGTCGAG AATGGAGTGGACAAGAACTGTGTGGATAGAGTCCTTTTGCGGTCGGTTAAGCCTGCCTTGCATGCTAATGTCGATTGCACGCCTTTAGTGGCTGCAATTGTGAGCCGACAGGTTCCCGTGGTTAAGTACCTGCTAGAG GTAGGCGCAAGAACCGGCCATAACTTTAGGCTTGGAGCATGGTCTTGGGACATCTACTCTGGCGAAGAACTACGAGTCGGGGCATGCTTGGGCGAGCCGTACAATGAGGCATGGTGTGCAGTTGAGTACTATGAAGTTAGCGGCCAAATCCTGCGCCTCTTACTTGATCACAAAAGCTCGTTCCTCTCGACCCACCTCCAAGGGCGAACTCTTCTCTGCCATGCGATCCTTTGCCAGAACTGTGATGCTGTACGAGTGCTCATGGAAGCTGGCGTTGATGTGGAATTCCCAATAAAGACTAAGAAAGGTCACGAGTCCCGCCCAATCCACTTGGCGGCCCAGGTGGGTTGCCTAGATGTACTAAAACAGCTGATCCTCCATGGATGTGATGTGAACTCGAGGATGGAGTCAGGCGAGACAGCTTTAATGGTTGCAACAAAATTTGATCAGCCTGAATGTTTTCTACAATTGGTGGTTTCTGGCGCCGACCTCGGTCTGGTAAATAACAACGGGGATAGCGCAGTTCAACTGGCGAAGAGAAGCTGTTTCAGTTCATCTCTGCCGAAATTGATAAGTACAGCAATCCTCAGTGGAGAAAATGTCTTCTCCAGCAGGCTCGAGGTGTTCTCTTCTCTCCATTTTGCTGCAGCCGTTGGAGACATAGAAATTCTGCAGAAATTAGTCCAAAATTCGCTGGAAGGTATAAATAAGCAGGATGGGTCAGGTCTGACACCGATTCTCATCTCAGCAAAGGCGGGCCAAACGGAAGCGTTCCGTTTTCTTATCAAATACGGTGCTGATATCAGCATTAAGAGCCGGGATGGACATAATGTAATGTCCCTTATTAAAGATCACGCCTGTGCGAGTGTGAAGAACCGGTTTGAAGAGATATTACTGGAGTCTGTTCTTTCACAGACGCTGAATGGACACATGGAGTTCCAAGCTTTACACTTTGCAGCACGGGCTGGAAATTTAAACGCCATACTTCAGCTCCTGAAATTGGGATATGGGATAAATTCTTTAGATGAGAATGGTTCTTCACCTCTGATGATTGCAGCAAGGGAAGGCAACGCCGATGCATGCAGGCTGTTGCTGCAGAACGGTGCCGAGAGCGTGGAGACAGCCCTCTCTGTGGCCAAAAAGATCAGCAAAAGTAAGGCCGCAGAGGATGTGATTTTCGACCATATGGCCCGAGCCCACGTGCTGCTAGGGGAGGAGCTTTGCAAGCACACAAGGGAAGGGAGGGGTAAGCCACACTTGAAGGCTGTTCGGATGCTTAAGTCAGGCCTGTTGAGTTGGGGAAAGTCAAGCCGGAGAAATGTGATCTGCAAGGAGTCAGTGGCCGGAACCAGTACCAACTTTTCAAAGAATCGGAGGAATAAGAATGTTTTAGACACAAATAAAGGGACTCTTTTTAGGGTGGTGACAGAAACTGGGAGAGAGGTTCACTTCGAGGCGGCCTCACGGGGAAATACGGCATTGTGGGTCCGTGGAATCAATCTCGTCTCAAAGGAGGCAAAACTTGGTGACTGGTTATTGAGTTCTTTAGCGGAAAACAAGATATAG
- the LOC116206049 gene encoding ankyrin-3-like isoform X2, whose amino-acid sequence MLLKAGASRPACEDALLEAALYGQARAAGLLIRSEMVGHDVAQRALISACCRGFVDVVSALVENGVDKNCVDRVLLRSVKPALHANVDCTPLVAAIVSRQVPVVKYLLEVGARTGHNFRLGAWSWDIYSGEELRVGACLGEPYNEAWCAVEYYEVSGQILRLLLDHKSSFLSTHLQGRTLLCHAILCQNCDAVRVLMEAGVDVEFPIKTKKGHESRPIHLAAQVGCLDVLKQLILHGCDVNSRMESGETALMVATKFDQPECFLQLVVSGADLGLVNNNGDSAVQLAKRSCFSSSLPKLISTAILSGENVFSSRLEVFSSLHFAAAVGDIEILQKLVQNSLEGINKQDGSGLTPILISAKAGQTEAFRFLIKYGADISIKSRDGHNVMSLIKDHACASVKNRFEEILLESVLSQTLNGHMEFQALHFAARAGNLNAILQLLKLGYGINSLDENGSSPLMIAAREGNADACRLLLQNGAESVETALSVAKKISKSKAAEDVIFDHMARAHVLLGEELCKHTREGRGKPHLKAVRMLKSGLLSWGKSSRRNVICKESVAGTSTNFSKNRRNKNVLDTNKGTLFRVVTETGREVHFEAASRGNTALWVRGINLVSKEAKLGDWLLSSLAENKI is encoded by the exons ATGCTTCTCAAGGCAGGAGCCTCTAGACCTGCTTGCGAGGATGCGTTACTGGAAGCTGCTCTTTATGGCCAGGCAAGGGCCGCTGGGCTTCTGATCCGCTCAGAGATGGTGGGGCATGACGTGGCCCAGCGCGCTCTCATTTCGGCGTGCTGCAGAGGGTTCGTAGATGTGGTCTCTGCTCTCGTCGAG AATGGAGTGGACAAGAACTGTGTGGATAGAGTCCTTTTGCGGTCGGTTAAGCCTGCCTTGCATGCTAATGTCGATTGCACGCCTTTAGTGGCTGCAATTGTGAGCCGACAGGTTCCCGTGGTTAAGTACCTGCTAGAG GTAGGCGCAAGAACCGGCCATAACTTTAGGCTTGGAGCATGGTCTTGGGACATCTACTCTGGCGAAGAACTACGAGTCGGGGCATGCTTGGGCGAGCCGTACAATGAGGCATGGTGTGCAGTTGAGTACTATGAAGTTAGCGGCCAAATCCTGCGCCTCTTACTTGATCACAAAAGCTCGTTCCTCTCGACCCACCTCCAAGGGCGAACTCTTCTCTGCCATGCGATCCTTTGCCAGAACTGTGATGCTGTACGAGTGCTCATGGAAGCTGGCGTTGATGTGGAATTCCCAATAAAGACTAAGAAAGGTCACGAGTCCCGCCCAATCCACTTGGCGGCCCAGGTGGGTTGCCTAGATGTACTAAAACAGCTGATCCTCCATGGATGTGATGTGAACTCGAGGATGGAGTCAGGCGAGACAGCTTTAATGGTTGCAACAAAATTTGATCAGCCTGAATGTTTTCTACAATTGGTGGTTTCTGGCGCCGACCTCGGTCTGGTAAATAACAACGGGGATAGCGCAGTTCAACTGGCGAAGAGAAGCTGTTTCAGTTCATCTCTGCCGAAATTGATAAGTACAGCAATCCTCAGTGGAGAAAATGTCTTCTCCAGCAGGCTCGAGGTGTTCTCTTCTCTCCATTTTGCTGCAGCCGTTGGAGACATAGAAATTCTGCAGAAATTAGTCCAAAATTCGCTGGAAGGTATAAATAAGCAGGATGGGTCAGGTCTGACACCGATTCTCATCTCAGCAAAGGCGGGCCAAACGGAAGCGTTCCGTTTTCTTATCAAATACGGTGCTGATATCAGCATTAAGAGCCGGGATGGACATAATGTAATGTCCCTTATTAAAGATCACGCCTGTGCGAGTGTGAAGAACCGGTTTGAAGAGATATTACTGGAGTCTGTTCTTTCACAGACGCTGAATGGACACATGGAGTTCCAAGCTTTACACTTTGCAGCACGGGCTGGAAATTTAAACGCCATACTTCAGCTCCTGAAATTGGGATATGGGATAAATTCTTTAGATGAGAATGGTTCTTCACCTCTGATGATTGCAGCAAGGGAAGGCAACGCCGATGCATGCAGGCTGTTGCTGCAGAACGGTGCCGAGAGCGTGGAGACAGCCCTCTCTGTGGCCAAAAAGATCAGCAAAAGTAAGGCCGCAGAGGATGTGATTTTCGACCATATGGCCCGAGCCCACGTGCTGCTAGGGGAGGAGCTTTGCAAGCACACAAGGGAAGGGAGGGGTAAGCCACACTTGAAGGCTGTTCGGATGCTTAAGTCAGGCCTGTTGAGTTGGGGAAAGTCAAGCCGGAGAAATGTGATCTGCAAGGAGTCAGTGGCCGGAACCAGTACCAACTTTTCAAAGAATCGGAGGAATAAGAATGTTTTAGACACAAATAAAGGGACTCTTTTTAGGGTGGTGACAGAAACTGGGAGAGAGGTTCACTTCGAGGCGGCCTCACGGGGAAATACGGCATTGTGGGTCCGTGGAATCAATCTCGTCTCAAAGGAGGCAAAACTTGGTGACTGGTTATTGAGTTCTTTAGCGGAAAACAAGATATAG